A stretch of Paludisphaera borealis DNA encodes these proteins:
- a CDS encoding DUF58 domain-containing protein, with product MFWPFRRRGTPEPPPRPSVDAASIVRRARRLRFRIRPETVLQLAGAYHGARPGVGLTFAELRAYEPGDDVRHIDWNVTARLGKPFVRRFVEERSFVLWLIVDASASMRFGRESQTKADRAAQAAALLATAAIHNGDRVGLLIVSDRIELDLPPAGGVRHLSQVVRALVATPTTSRKTQLHAALTRIRRSSRRAMVVVLSDFESEEPIGLWRRASRRHDVIAVRIVHPLEERLPDVGLLMLEAAEQSGRMVVDSHSLRRRRSYARQADEREQAFVRWCIGAAIDGFRMSTETEPLQTLMELFARRAARRSKP from the coding sequence ATGTTCTGGCCGTTTCGCCGCCGAGGAACGCCTGAGCCGCCGCCGCGACCGTCGGTCGACGCGGCGTCGATCGTTCGTCGCGCGCGGCGGCTGCGATTCCGGATCAGGCCCGAGACGGTCCTCCAGCTCGCCGGCGCCTATCATGGCGCCCGACCGGGCGTCGGCCTGACCTTCGCCGAGCTTCGCGCCTACGAGCCGGGCGACGACGTCCGCCACATCGACTGGAACGTGACCGCCAGGCTGGGCAAGCCGTTCGTGCGGCGGTTCGTCGAGGAGCGCTCGTTCGTGCTCTGGCTGATCGTCGACGCCTCTGCCAGCATGAGGTTCGGCCGCGAGAGCCAGACCAAGGCCGACCGCGCCGCGCAGGCCGCCGCGCTGCTGGCGACGGCCGCGATCCACAACGGCGATCGCGTGGGCCTGCTGATCGTCAGCGACCGGATCGAACTCGATCTCCCCCCGGCCGGCGGCGTCCGCCATCTCTCGCAGGTCGTCCGCGCGCTCGTGGCGACGCCGACCACGTCGCGAAAGACCCAGTTGCACGCGGCGCTCACGCGTATCCGGCGGTCGTCGCGTCGCGCGATGGTCGTCGTCCTCAGCGACTTCGAATCCGAGGAGCCGATCGGCCTCTGGCGGCGCGCCAGCCGCCGACACGACGTCATCGCGGTCCGCATCGTCCACCCGCTCGAAGAACGGCTCCCCGACGTCGGGCTCTTGATGCTTGAAGCCGCCGAACAGAGCGGCCGGATGGTGGTCGATTCCCACTCGTTGCGGCGTCGGCGATCGTATGCGCGCCAGGCCGACGAGCGGGAGCAGGCGTTCGTCCGCTGGTGCATCGGCGCCGCGATCGACGGCTTTCGGATGTCGACCGAGACCGAGCCGCTTCAGACGCTCATGGAACTGTTCGCGCGCCGCGCCGCGCGTCGGAGCAAGCCGTGA
- a CDS encoding alpha-amylase/4-alpha-glucanotransferase domain-containing protein, with translation MSNLRLILALHNHQPVGNFDGVFEAAYRDSYLPFIEVLERYPEIPFALHTSGPLLEWLVDQHPDYIERVRALVECGRVEILGGGFFEPIMTMIPHVDRVGQIREFSAYLEELFTAKVRGMWMPERVWEQHLVSAIAEAGIEYTILDDFHFERAGVSGDDLFGYYLTEDEGRLLKVFPGSETLRYTIPFQEPHATYEFLRGLAARRPGATVVCADDGEKFGSWPETYDHVYKRGWLTRFCDMIVGNRDWLETTTLGRTVDATLPLGKVYIPDGSYREMTEWVLPPGDHHEYEKAGKLVRSHDQSHQIKPFFRAGGFWRNFKARYPESDEMYARMLGLSKRLTALAARPDADPDYLDVARRELYRGQCNCPYWHGSFGGLYLPHLRNAIYRALISCHNALDEAEGKSGPRVALEVGDFNLDARQEVRLENDRLIAFARPAQGGQVYELDVREVAVNVLSTLDRRPEAYHQTILDTIRTRGAADPTGVAASIHDRVVLKQDNLDDLIVYDRHPRKAFVDHFYPLDVTLNDLIAARDVERGDFVAGAYLAKAHRETDRVALVMERPGWADGHSIRIRKTIELAASSPALEVRYVLEGLPAGACLHFAVEINLAGMAGHADDRYYSNLAGDKLGMLDSRIDQQHLAGLSLADEWLDLAVGLSWTKPGGVWCFPIETVSQSEGGFEGVYQSSAVVPHWHVTGDESGRWEVAIRLSVDSWKPVEAAAARFRASLAEV, from the coding sequence ATGTCGAATCTGCGCCTGATCCTCGCGCTTCACAATCATCAGCCCGTGGGGAATTTCGACGGCGTCTTCGAGGCCGCGTACCGCGACAGCTACCTGCCGTTCATCGAGGTTCTCGAGCGGTATCCCGAGATCCCGTTCGCGCTGCACACGTCGGGGCCGTTGCTCGAATGGCTGGTCGACCAGCATCCCGACTACATCGAGCGGGTTCGCGCGTTGGTCGAGTGCGGGCGGGTCGAGATCCTGGGCGGCGGCTTCTTCGAGCCGATCATGACGATGATCCCCCACGTCGATCGCGTGGGGCAGATCCGCGAATTCTCCGCCTATTTGGAGGAGCTGTTCACCGCCAAGGTTCGCGGCATGTGGATGCCCGAGCGGGTGTGGGAGCAGCACCTGGTCTCGGCGATCGCCGAGGCGGGAATCGAGTACACGATCCTCGACGACTTCCATTTCGAGCGCGCGGGCGTCTCGGGCGACGACCTCTTCGGCTATTACTTGACCGAGGACGAGGGCCGCTTGCTGAAGGTGTTTCCGGGATCGGAAACCCTTCGCTACACGATCCCGTTCCAGGAGCCGCACGCCACTTACGAGTTCCTCCGCGGCCTGGCCGCGCGCCGGCCGGGGGCGACGGTCGTCTGCGCCGACGACGGCGAGAAGTTCGGCTCGTGGCCCGAGACGTATGACCACGTTTATAAGCGAGGCTGGCTCACGCGGTTCTGCGACATGATCGTCGGCAACCGCGACTGGCTCGAAACGACCACCCTGGGCCGGACGGTCGACGCGACGCTGCCGCTGGGCAAGGTCTACATCCCCGACGGTTCGTATCGCGAGATGACTGAGTGGGTCCTCCCGCCCGGCGATCATCACGAGTACGAGAAGGCCGGCAAGCTGGTGCGGTCTCACGACCAGTCGCATCAGATCAAGCCGTTCTTCCGGGCGGGCGGTTTCTGGCGGAACTTCAAGGCGCGCTATCCCGAGAGCGACGAGATGTACGCGCGCATGCTCGGCCTCTCGAAGCGGTTGACGGCCCTCGCCGCCCGGCCCGACGCCGATCCCGACTACCTCGACGTCGCCCGCCGCGAGCTGTACCGGGGCCAGTGCAACTGTCCGTACTGGCACGGGTCGTTCGGTGGTTTGTACCTTCCCCACCTCCGGAACGCGATTTACCGCGCTCTGATCTCGTGCCACAACGCGCTCGACGAAGCCGAGGGGAAGTCCGGCCCGCGCGTCGCGCTTGAGGTCGGCGATTTCAACCTCGACGCCCGCCAGGAAGTACGGCTCGAAAACGATCGGCTGATCGCCTTCGCGCGCCCGGCGCAGGGGGGACAGGTCTACGAGCTGGACGTGCGCGAGGTCGCGGTGAACGTCCTCAGCACTCTCGACCGGCGTCCCGAGGCGTATCATCAGACGATCCTGGACACGATCCGGACGCGCGGGGCGGCCGATCCCACGGGCGTCGCGGCGAGCATCCACGACCGCGTCGTTCTCAAGCAAGACAACCTCGACGACCTGATCGTCTACGACCGCCATCCGCGCAAGGCGTTCGTCGATCATTTTTATCCGCTCGACGTGACGCTCAACGACCTGATCGCCGCGCGCGACGTCGAGCGCGGCGATTTCGTGGCCGGCGCCTACCTGGCGAAAGCCCACCGCGAGACCGACCGCGTCGCCCTCGTGATGGAGCGTCCGGGCTGGGCCGACGGCCATTCGATCCGCATCCGCAAGACGATCGAGCTGGCGGCGAGTTCTCCCGCGCTGGAGGTCCGCTACGTGTTGGAAGGGCTGCCGGCCGGCGCGTGTCTTCATTTCGCCGTCGAGATCAACCTCGCGGGGATGGCCGGGCACGCCGACGACCGTTATTATTCGAATCTCGCGGGCGACAAGTTGGGGATGCTCGACTCCCGGATCGATCAACAGCACCTCGCCGGGCTGAGCCTCGCCGACGAATGGCTCGACCTGGCCGTCGGCCTGAGCTGGACCAAGCCCGGCGGCGTCTGGTGCTTCCCGATCGAGACCGTGAGCCAGAGCGAGGGGGGGTTCGAGGGCGTTTACCAGTCGTCGGCCGTCGTGCCCCACTGGCACGTCACGGGCGACGAATCGGGCCGCTGGGAAGTCGCGATCCGTCTGTCGGTCGATTCGTGGAAACCGGTCGAAGCCGCCGCCGCCCGGTTCCGCGCCAGCCTGGCCGAGGTTTAA
- the galT gene encoding galactose-1-phosphate uridylyltransferase, which produces MPELRKDPVVGRWVIIAHERAKRPHDFKSEAPPRQESQVCPFCEGNEHMTPPEILAYRDYGARPNGPGWRIRVVPNRFPALKIEGDLNKRGDGIYDMMAGVGAHEVIIESPRHHVSVSSLAEENLREVLWVYRDRLVDLKKDKRLVHGMLFKNVGEGGGASLEHTHSQLIVTPIVPISVWEEMTGALEFFNYRGRCIYCDMVQQELSAEKRIVLDSPHFTAFCPYASRFPFETWIVPKTHASHFENIPKPGVDDLGQVLHQVLGKLELALDSPSYNYIIHTAPFDHSELPHYHWHIEVIPRLTKVAGFEWGSGFYINPVPPEDAAAFLREVEVVPSYAHTALRERAPGSRLQPHASKVP; this is translated from the coding sequence ATGCCCGAGTTACGGAAAGATCCGGTCGTCGGCCGCTGGGTCATCATCGCGCATGAGCGGGCCAAGCGCCCGCACGACTTCAAGTCCGAAGCCCCTCCGCGCCAGGAGAGCCAGGTTTGCCCGTTCTGCGAGGGGAACGAGCACATGACCCCTCCCGAAATCCTCGCTTACCGCGACTACGGGGCGCGGCCGAACGGGCCGGGATGGCGCATCCGGGTCGTCCCCAACCGCTTCCCCGCGCTCAAGATCGAGGGCGACCTGAACAAGCGGGGGGACGGCATCTACGACATGATGGCGGGCGTCGGGGCCCACGAGGTCATCATCGAGAGCCCTCGCCACCACGTCAGCGTCTCGTCCCTCGCCGAGGAGAATCTTCGCGAAGTCCTCTGGGTGTACCGCGACCGCCTCGTCGATCTCAAGAAAGACAAGCGGCTGGTCCACGGCATGCTGTTCAAGAACGTCGGCGAGGGGGGCGGGGCGAGCCTTGAGCACACCCACAGCCAGTTGATCGTCACGCCGATCGTGCCGATCTCGGTCTGGGAAGAAATGACCGGCGCCCTGGAGTTTTTCAACTACCGCGGCCGTTGCATCTACTGCGACATGGTTCAGCAAGAGCTTTCCGCCGAGAAGCGAATCGTCCTGGACTCCCCCCATTTCACGGCCTTTTGTCCGTACGCCAGTCGGTTCCCGTTCGAGACCTGGATCGTCCCCAAGACGCATGCGAGTCACTTCGAGAACATCCCCAAGCCCGGGGTGGATGATCTGGGCCAGGTCTTGCACCAGGTGCTCGGCAAACTGGAGCTGGCGCTCGATTCTCCGTCGTACAACTACATCATCCACACGGCTCCCTTTGACCATTCGGAACTTCCGCACTATCATTGGCATATCGAAGTGATTCCCCGGCTGACGAAGGTTGCGGGGTTCGAGTGGGGGTCGGGATTTTACATCAATCCGGTCCCTCCCGAGGACGCGGCGGCCTTCCTCCGCGAGGTTGAGGTGGTTCCTTCGTATGCGCACACCGCGTTGCGAGAGCGAGCGCCGGGAAGTCGTCTCCAGCCGCATGCGTCGAAGGTCCCCTGA
- a CDS encoding glycoside hydrolase family 57 protein, whose protein sequence is MARVSLALMWHQHQPYYPDDVAGENPMPWVRLHATKDYLGMALHLEEVPEFQCTINLVPSLLSQLEGYVDGATDTHLIASRKPVDGLEREDVVYLLDNFFMAFADSMIRPHPRYHELYMLRAAWSSSAEAAITRFRPRDLRDLQVWSNLAWIHPLLFEKDSELSEFKAKGRHYSEDDKQWFLDKQRDLLAQVIPLHRKLAERGQIELTTTPYYHPILPLLLDKKLAREAMPDVALPAYREGYPEDAEVHVRRAVESHTRRFGSPPAGMWPSEGSVCQSLIPLLARHGIKWIATDEEILGCSTGGMVGRDSRGYVRHPELLYRAWNVREGEHELGAVFRDHSMSDQVGFHYQRSPGPVAAADFLGKLHAIGDACRHNPATIVPVVLDGENCWEYFPDGGVSFLRSLYQGAARDSRVQPVKVSDFLKEHPPADTLQRLFAGSWISHNFAIWIGHPEDNRGWDALHDTRRFLVAEQQSERHDPALLARAWEEIYIAEGSDWFWWYGDDHSSAQDALFDHLFRKHLRNVYALLSCDPPGSLFTPISQSGSHRPVNDQPTSFLNVKVDGRATYFEWIDGAKYVCGNDRGTMTLVTRGLLNCVWFGFDADRFLVRIDTEGGPAAERLVEADRLRIGFVDPAEREIVVMQPSLPRPVAYLNHSGRQIANGTTVSVATDTILELAVPFDRLGRQPDDAIRFYVELLKGEASVDRAPREGVFELTVPCPDFERIMWQV, encoded by the coding sequence ATGGCTCGCGTCTCGTTAGCCTTGATGTGGCATCAGCATCAACCGTATTACCCGGACGATGTCGCCGGCGAAAACCCGATGCCCTGGGTGCGACTCCACGCCACCAAGGACTACCTCGGGATGGCTTTGCATCTCGAAGAAGTCCCCGAGTTTCAGTGCACGATCAACCTCGTCCCCAGCCTCCTGAGCCAGCTTGAAGGCTACGTCGACGGGGCGACCGACACGCATCTGATCGCGTCCCGCAAACCGGTCGACGGCCTGGAACGCGAAGACGTCGTCTACCTGCTCGACAATTTCTTCATGGCGTTCGCCGACTCGATGATCCGCCCGCACCCGCGGTATCACGAGTTGTACATGCTCCGCGCGGCGTGGTCCAGTTCCGCCGAGGCGGCGATCACGCGGTTTCGCCCGCGCGATCTTCGCGACCTCCAGGTCTGGTCGAACCTGGCGTGGATCCACCCGCTCTTGTTCGAGAAAGACTCCGAGCTGAGCGAGTTCAAGGCCAAGGGGCGGCATTACTCCGAGGATGACAAGCAGTGGTTTCTGGACAAGCAGCGCGACCTGCTGGCCCAGGTGATTCCCCTGCACCGCAAGCTCGCCGAACGAGGTCAGATCGAGCTGACCACGACGCCTTACTATCACCCGATCCTGCCCTTGCTGCTCGACAAGAAGCTCGCCCGCGAGGCGATGCCCGACGTCGCCCTGCCCGCCTATCGCGAAGGCTATCCCGAAGACGCCGAAGTCCACGTCCGGCGCGCGGTCGAGAGCCATACGAGGCGCTTCGGATCGCCGCCGGCCGGCATGTGGCCGAGCGAGGGGTCGGTCTGCCAGAGCCTGATCCCGCTGCTGGCCCGGCACGGCATCAAGTGGATCGCCACGGATGAAGAGATCCTCGGATGTTCGACCGGGGGGATGGTCGGCCGCGACAGCCGGGGGTACGTCCGACATCCCGAGCTGCTCTACCGCGCCTGGAACGTCCGCGAGGGCGAGCATGAGCTAGGCGCAGTCTTCCGCGACCACTCGATGTCCGATCAGGTGGGCTTCCACTACCAGCGCAGTCCCGGTCCGGTCGCCGCCGCCGACTTCCTCGGCAAGCTCCACGCCATCGGCGACGCCTGCCGGCACAACCCGGCCACGATCGTCCCGGTGGTCCTCGACGGCGAGAACTGCTGGGAGTATTTCCCCGACGGCGGCGTGTCGTTCCTTCGCTCGCTCTACCAGGGCGCGGCGCGCGACTCTCGGGTGCAACCCGTCAAGGTGAGCGACTTTCTCAAGGAACATCCGCCCGCCGACACGCTCCAGCGGCTGTTCGCCGGAAGCTGGATCAGCCACAACTTCGCCATCTGGATCGGCCACCCGGAAGACAACCGAGGCTGGGACGCGCTCCACGACACCCGGCGGTTTCTCGTGGCCGAGCAGCAGTCGGAGCGCCACGATCCCGCGCTGCTCGCCCGGGCGTGGGAAGAGATTTACATCGCCGAGGGGTCCGACTGGTTCTGGTGGTACGGCGACGACCATTCGAGCGCCCAGGACGCCCTGTTCGACCACCTATTCCGCAAGCATCTCCGCAACGTCTACGCGCTCCTGTCGTGCGACCCTCCGGGCTCGTTGTTCACGCCGATCTCGCAGTCCGGCAGCCATCGCCCGGTCAACGATCAGCCGACGAGCTTCCTGAACGTCAAGGTCGACGGCCGCGCCACGTACTTCGAGTGGATCGACGGCGCGAAGTACGTTTGCGGCAACGATCGCGGCACGATGACGCTCGTGACGCGCGGCTTGCTCAACTGCGTCTGGTTCGGCTTCGACGCCGACCGCTTCCTGGTCCGCATCGACACCGAAGGGGGACCGGCCGCCGAGCGGCTGGTCGAGGCCGACCGGCTGCGGATCGGCTTCGTCGACCCCGCCGAGCGCGAGATCGTGGTGATGCAGCCTTCGCTGCCCCGTCCGGTCGCGTACCTCAATCACTCGGGACGCCAGATCGCCAACGGCACGACGGTTTCCGTCGCCACCGATACGATTCTCGAGCTTGCCGTGCCGTTCGACCGGCTCGGTCGTCAGCCCGACGACGCGATCCGGTTTTACGTCGAGCTTCTCAAGGGGGAGGCCAGCGTCGACCGCGCGCCTCGCGAGGGGGTTTTCGAACTGACGGTCCCCTGCCCCGACTTCGAACGGATCATGTGGCAGGTCTGA
- the glgA gene encoding glycogen synthase GlgA — MNIVFLASEGVPFAKTGGLADVAGALPRAVAALGHQTSLFLPCYRRVWDAKPDLVGTGLTLQIPVGSQVVEGHVYESRLPGSNVPVYLIDQPSYFDREGLYQHLGKDFGDNCERFVFFQRAVLEAVLALGLRPDVFHCNDWQTGLIPVYLKTLYRRYPELASAGTLLTIHNLAYQGLFWHWDMPITGLDWSLFHHRALEFHGHLSFMKAGLVFADKLSTVSPTYAREIQTPRQGAGLDGLLRERRGDLRGIVNGIDVQAWTPRHEPMLAAPYDLETVEHGKAVNKAWLQNRAGLPVRPDVPLFAQIGRLDPQKGWDLLAETADRFLEHDVQLIVLGTGHPKYHQLLEGLANRYPDKVWAYLGFSDELAHQIEAGADVFLMPSLFEPCGLNQLYSLAHGTVPVVHATGGLVDTVVDLNPETFADGRATGFVFNEPTASSLWATLNRVLSTWTDPPTWRQLVRRGMESDWSWSHSAREYVEIYDEIQQRLHPDASQSSVKAAAVA; from the coding sequence GTGAATATCGTGTTCCTCGCTTCAGAGGGAGTGCCCTTCGCCAAGACCGGAGGGCTGGCCGACGTGGCGGGCGCCCTGCCCCGAGCGGTCGCCGCGCTCGGGCACCAGACGTCCCTCTTCCTCCCGTGCTATCGGCGAGTCTGGGACGCCAAGCCGGACCTTGTCGGGACCGGCCTGACCCTTCAGATCCCGGTCGGGTCGCAGGTGGTCGAGGGGCATGTCTACGAGAGCCGGCTGCCGGGGTCGAACGTTCCAGTCTACCTGATCGATCAGCCTAGCTACTTCGATCGCGAGGGGCTGTACCAGCATCTCGGCAAGGACTTCGGCGACAACTGCGAGCGGTTCGTCTTCTTCCAGCGCGCGGTGCTTGAAGCCGTGCTCGCGTTGGGACTTCGGCCCGACGTCTTCCACTGCAACGACTGGCAGACCGGCCTGATCCCCGTCTACCTCAAGACGCTCTACCGGCGCTATCCGGAGCTGGCGTCGGCCGGCACGCTGCTGACGATCCACAACCTCGCCTACCAGGGGCTGTTCTGGCATTGGGACATGCCGATCACGGGTCTCGACTGGAGCCTTTTCCATCATCGGGCGCTGGAATTCCATGGCCATCTCAGCTTCATGAAGGCCGGCCTGGTCTTCGCCGACAAGCTCTCGACGGTCAGCCCGACCTACGCCCGCGAGATCCAGACGCCGAGGCAGGGTGCCGGGCTCGACGGCCTGCTCCGCGAGCGCCGCGGCGATCTTCGAGGGATCGTCAACGGCATCGACGTCCAGGCGTGGACCCCGCGTCACGAACCGATGCTCGCCGCGCCGTACGACCTTGAAACGGTGGAGCACGGCAAGGCTGTTAATAAGGCTTGGTTGCAGAACCGCGCGGGGTTGCCGGTCCGTCCCGACGTCCCCCTCTTCGCCCAGATCGGCCGGCTCGACCCCCAGAAGGGGTGGGATCTGCTGGCCGAGACCGCCGATCGCTTTCTAGAACATGACGTGCAGTTGATCGTCCTGGGAACGGGACATCCGAAGTACCATCAACTCCTTGAAGGCCTGGCCAACCGGTATCCGGACAAGGTGTGGGCCTATCTCGGTTTTTCCGACGAGCTGGCGCACCAGATCGAGGCCGGGGCCGACGTCTTCCTGATGCCGAGCCTCTTCGAGCCCTGCGGGCTGAACCAGCTTTACAGCCTTGCGCATGGGACGGTCCCCGTGGTGCACGCCACGGGCGGGCTGGTCGACACGGTCGTCGATCTGAATCCGGAGACCTTCGCGGATGGACGAGCCACGGGATTCGTCTTCAATGAGCCCACCGCCTCGTCGCTCTGGGCGACCCTCAACCGTGTCCTGAGCACCTGGACCGATCCGCCGACTTGGCGGCAACTCGTCCGGCGGGGCATGGAGTCGGACTGGTCGTGGTCGCACAGCGCGCGGGAGTACGTCGAGATCTACGACGAGATCCAGCAACGGCTGCATCCCGACGCTTCGCAGAGCTCCGTCAAAGCCGCCGCCGTCGCCTGA